One window of Trinickia caryophylli genomic DNA carries:
- a CDS encoding SurA N-terminal domain-containing protein yields MLDFFRNHKRLMMLMLILVVVPGLGFVGIQGFRGFFDESANVASVNGHKIARTEFDNAMRRQLDQARQILGANFDAKMFDTPERRRDLLDSLIQQRVLADEAQREHLTASDDAVRRALLADPTIASLRKPDGSIDVARYTELLAMQGMTPDQYQERVRYGLSLDQVPDSIQSSAFTPKSLAEHLAQLAEQQRTVQSLVLRAADYAAKVQPTDAQLSAYYDAHKAEFAAPQTAAIQYVVFSPATLGAGIAVSEADAKKYYDDNSARYTTPREVRVSQILISVPAGAKTDADASAKKKAQEVLAEIKAHPDQFGQIAQKTSNDPGSASKGGDLGWSTRDVLTGDKAFDSAAFALKKKGDVSDLVRTSFGYHIIMLTDEKPAVVQPFAQLKDQIEKDLKMQQAAKTYTERSDAFTSTVYEQSKTLQPAADKFKLTIQTAAVTDKPNPALPPDSPLNNPKFLAAVFAGDSIKDRNNTQAIDVGNNTLISARVTDYKPAATPPLASVKDAVRTRYVAEQAAELARKDGEAKLAQLQKSNSATGFSTEAKVSRTDPQGVSPAAMSAIFKANATKLPVYVGMDLGNGGYGIYRVNALVPAAPIDAARLAAAQQQIAQVNAQGEMQAYIDSLRARSKVKLYGSLDTKASSGD; encoded by the coding sequence ATGCTCGATTTCTTTCGCAATCACAAGCGCCTGATGATGCTCATGCTCATCCTCGTCGTCGTGCCGGGGCTGGGCTTCGTCGGCATTCAGGGCTTCCGCGGGTTCTTCGACGAAAGTGCCAACGTGGCAAGCGTCAATGGCCACAAGATCGCCCGCACCGAGTTCGACAACGCAATGCGCCGCCAGCTCGACCAGGCTCGCCAAATATTGGGCGCCAATTTCGATGCGAAAATGTTCGACACGCCCGAGCGGCGTCGCGATCTGCTCGACAGCCTGATCCAGCAGCGCGTGCTCGCCGACGAAGCGCAGCGCGAACACTTGACCGCGTCGGACGACGCGGTACGCCGGGCGCTGCTCGCTGACCCGACGATCGCGTCGCTGCGCAAGCCGGACGGCTCGATCGACGTCGCGCGCTACACGGAGCTGCTGGCCATGCAGGGGATGACGCCCGACCAGTACCAGGAACGCGTGCGCTACGGCCTTTCGCTCGACCAGGTCCCGGACAGCATCCAGTCGAGCGCATTCACGCCGAAGAGCCTTGCCGAGCATCTGGCGCAGTTGGCCGAGCAGCAGCGCACGGTGCAGTCGCTCGTGCTGCGCGCGGCCGACTATGCCGCGAAGGTCCAGCCTACCGATGCACAGCTTTCGGCCTATTACGATGCGCATAAGGCCGAGTTTGCGGCCCCGCAGACGGCGGCGATTCAGTACGTGGTCTTTTCGCCCGCCACGCTTGGTGCGGGCATCGCCGTGTCCGAAGCCGATGCGAAGAAATACTATGACGACAACTCGGCGCGCTATACGACGCCCCGCGAAGTACGCGTAAGCCAGATCCTGATTTCGGTGCCCGCCGGCGCGAAAACGGACGCTGATGCCAGCGCGAAGAAAAAGGCGCAGGAGGTGCTGGCGGAGATCAAGGCTCACCCTGACCAGTTCGGACAGATCGCGCAAAAGACATCCAACGACCCGGGCTCGGCTTCGAAGGGCGGCGATCTTGGCTGGTCGACGCGCGACGTCCTTACAGGCGACAAGGCGTTCGACTCGGCGGCCTTTGCACTGAAAAAGAAGGGCGACGTCAGCGATCTCGTTCGTACCTCGTTCGGGTATCACATCATCATGCTGACCGACGAAAAGCCGGCCGTGGTTCAGCCGTTTGCGCAGCTCAAGGACCAGATCGAGAAGGATCTGAAAATGCAGCAGGCCGCGAAGACCTACACCGAGCGTTCCGATGCGTTCACCTCGACGGTCTACGAGCAGTCGAAGACCCTGCAGCCGGCGGCTGACAAGTTCAAGCTGACGATTCAGACCGCCGCGGTCACCGACAAGCCGAACCCGGCGCTGCCGCCCGACAGCCCGCTCAACAACCCGAAGTTCCTGGCGGCGGTGTTTGCCGGTGATTCGATCAAGGACCGCAACAATACCCAGGCGATCGACGTCGGCAACAACACGCTGATCTCTGCGCGCGTGACCGACTACAAACCGGCCGCCACGCCGCCGCTCGCATCGGTCAAGGACGCCGTGCGCACACGCTACGTGGCCGAGCAAGCCGCCGAGCTCGCGCGCAAGGATGGCGAAGCGAAACTGGCGCAGTTGCAAAAGTCGAATTCGGCCACAGGCTTCTCGACGGAAGCGAAGGTGTCGCGTACCGATCCGCAGGGCGTCTCGCCTGCGGCGATGTCGGCGATCTTCAAGGCAAACGCGACCAAGCTGCCCGTCTACGTGGGCATGGATCTGGGTAACGGCGGCTATGGCATTTACCGTGTGAACGCGTTGGTTCCTGCTGCACCGATCGATGCGGCGCGTCTGGCGGCTGCCCAGCAGCAGATCGCGCAGGTGAACG